In Gemmata obscuriglobus, a single genomic region encodes these proteins:
- a CDS encoding UvrB/UvrC motif-containing protein → MKCQICDAPATFHLTDVVNKKRRELHLCERCARERNLIPEPPGPQIDLKALMGLLTNPFHAPPALAPEPAPEPVCAQCGMAVPEFKATGRLGCSHDYEALRPALEPLLERIHRAMTHAGKTPRAVRVSEWKRRLGAAVAAENYEEAARLRDLIRAHE, encoded by the coding sequence GTGAAGTGCCAGATCTGTGACGCCCCGGCCACGTTCCACCTGACGGACGTGGTGAACAAGAAGCGGCGCGAGCTGCACCTGTGCGAGCGGTGCGCGCGCGAACGCAACCTGATTCCCGAGCCGCCCGGCCCGCAGATCGATCTGAAGGCGCTGATGGGGCTGCTCACGAACCCGTTCCACGCGCCCCCCGCGCTCGCGCCGGAGCCGGCGCCCGAGCCCGTATGCGCGCAGTGCGGGATGGCGGTGCCCGAGTTCAAGGCCACCGGCCGCCTCGGGTGCTCGCACGATTACGAGGCGCTGCGCCCCGCCCTCGAACCACTGCTGGAGCGGATCCACCGCGCGATGACCCACGCGGGCAAGACCCCACGGGCCGTGCGGGTGAGCGAGTGGAAGCGGCGGCTCGGCGCCGCGGTCGCCGCGGAGAACTATGAAGAGGCCGCACGGCTCCGCGACCTGATCCGCGCCCACGAATAG
- a CDS encoding UvrB/UvrC motif-containing protein, producing the protein MKCMRCAKQATYHITEVLPEERFEEVHLCEDCAKKYLSQPHKKPAPAKPVDVREPGEEVLAGPTCGKCGLSYLEFRNHGRFGCAHDYDAFKGELLPLLESIHGEVRHVGKTPRRLPRTQSDQVELTALRRRLQQLVTEENYEEAARVRDRIRELENG; encoded by the coding sequence ATGAAGTGCATGCGGTGCGCGAAACAAGCCACCTACCACATTACCGAAGTGTTGCCCGAGGAGCGGTTCGAGGAGGTTCACCTCTGCGAGGACTGCGCCAAGAAATACCTCTCGCAACCGCATAAGAAGCCGGCACCTGCCAAGCCCGTCGACGTGCGCGAGCCCGGCGAGGAGGTGCTCGCCGGGCCGACGTGCGGCAAGTGCGGCCTGTCCTACCTCGAGTTCCGCAACCACGGGCGGTTCGGCTGCGCGCACGATTACGACGCGTTCAAGGGCGAGCTGCTCCCGCTGCTGGAGAGCATTCACGGCGAGGTGCGGCACGTCGGCAAAACCCCGCGCCGCTTGCCCCGCACGCAGAGCGACCAGGTGGAGCTGACCGCGCTGCGGCGCCGCCTCCAGCAACTGGTGACCGAAGAAAACTACGAAGAGGCGGCCCGCGTTCGCGACCGCATCCGGGAACTCGAAAACGGTTAA
- a CDS encoding LptF/LptG family permease, whose amino-acid sequence MFGTTLNRMIFWELVRVFLLSLGSLTGLVLVVMSVQQASQLGLSLAQLVRAVPLLVPSILPIAIPATTLFAACVVYGRLAHDNEVIALKAAGVHLFGIVKPTLLLGVLTTATTAALAHSTIPRTQQMFWDEILSDPEEVLYNMIRRDRCLRHPSLPNVLYVRDVEGKRLIDVVVKRRIKEKDPRTGAEVVMGYDMVARMHEAQLRVDVAAGTLSIEPDRLVIDGKNASGSAASSGAFVMDLPDSVTGKEARLKTSTLTWDELPERAAGVAAKLDRITRERAARQAEINQMDPNLRANAQAQIEGYNFEIAGTTKQLRNLQAEVHARPALAVSCLVFALVGCPVGVYLNRSDYLSTFMMCFLPTLLVYYPLLLAGTDMGKSGRLPMALGCWAADIVMGAVGVLLAWRLLRR is encoded by the coding sequence GTGTTTGGAACGACCCTGAACCGGATGATCTTCTGGGAGCTGGTGCGGGTGTTCCTGCTCTCCCTCGGCTCGCTCACCGGGCTGGTGCTGGTGGTGATGTCCGTGCAGCAGGCGTCGCAGCTCGGGCTGTCGCTGGCGCAGCTCGTGCGCGCGGTCCCGCTGCTGGTCCCGAGCATCCTGCCGATCGCGATCCCGGCCACCACGCTGTTCGCCGCGTGCGTCGTGTACGGCCGGCTGGCCCACGACAACGAGGTGATCGCGCTGAAGGCGGCCGGGGTGCACCTGTTCGGGATCGTGAAGCCGACCCTGCTGCTGGGGGTGCTGACCACCGCCACCACCGCGGCCCTGGCGCACAGCACGATCCCGCGCACGCAACAGATGTTCTGGGACGAGATCCTGTCGGACCCGGAGGAGGTGCTTTACAACATGATCCGCCGGGACCGGTGCCTGCGGCACCCGAGCCTGCCCAACGTCCTGTACGTGCGCGACGTGGAGGGCAAGCGGCTCATCGACGTGGTCGTCAAGCGCCGGATCAAGGAGAAAGACCCCCGGACCGGGGCCGAGGTCGTCATGGGGTACGACATGGTGGCCCGGATGCACGAGGCCCAGTTACGGGTGGACGTGGCCGCCGGCACCCTGTCGATCGAGCCGGACCGGTTGGTGATTGATGGGAAGAACGCGTCCGGGTCGGCGGCCAGCAGCGGGGCGTTCGTGATGGACCTGCCGGACTCGGTAACGGGCAAAGAGGCCCGCCTCAAGACCAGCACGCTGACCTGGGATGAGCTGCCGGAGAGGGCGGCGGGCGTGGCCGCCAAACTGGACCGGATCACGCGCGAGCGGGCCGCGCGCCAGGCCGAAATCAACCAGATGGACCCGAACCTGCGGGCCAACGCCCAGGCCCAGATCGAGGGGTACAACTTCGAGATCGCCGGCACCACGAAGCAACTGCGGAACCTGCAAGCGGAGGTCCACGCGCGGCCCGCGCTGGCCGTGAGCTGCCTGGTGTTCGCGCTGGTCGGCTGCCCGGTCGGTGTGTACCTGAACCGGTCCGATTACCTGAGCACGTTCATGATGTGCTTCCTGCCGACGCTGCTGGTGTATTACCCGCTGCTGCTGGCCGGCACCGACATGGGTAAAAGTGGCCGCCTCCCGATGGCGCTGGGGTGCTGGGCCGCGGACATCGTCATGGGGGCTGTCGGCGTGCTGCTGGCGTGGCGGCTGTTGCGGCGCTGA
- a CDS encoding ISAs1 family transposase — MPPCTLYDALATLPDPRSRHGRVHPLPAVMGLVALALLMGRKSLTGIARFGRQHGTPLAHALGFRRGKTPAKSTLSRTLRRFDPEQLEAALTRWVEGRIASTPFEHIAIDGKALRGSRDGEVPGQHLVAAYAPAVAAVLAQVRVDSKTNEHKAALELLGLVPVAGKVVTGDAMFCQRDLAKQVIEAGGDYVLVAKDNQPALVTDIKGGFAFATAARSIAAATSPWAHRPAGPTRPDRDVV; from the coding sequence ATGCCCCCTTGCACGCTGTACGACGCGTTGGCCACACTTCCCGACCCACGCAGCCGCCACGGCCGGGTCCATCCGTTGCCCGCGGTTATGGGGCTCGTCGCATTGGCCCTGCTCATGGGACGCAAGAGCCTGACCGGGATCGCACGCTTCGGGCGACAGCACGGGACCCCGCTGGCCCACGCCCTCGGCTTCCGGCGGGGCAAAACGCCCGCCAAATCCACCCTCTCACGCACGCTCCGCCGGTTCGATCCGGAACAACTCGAAGCCGCCCTCACGCGTTGGGTCGAGGGCCGCATCGCGTCCACACCGTTCGAGCACATCGCCATTGATGGCAAGGCCCTGCGTGGCAGCCGCGACGGCGAGGTGCCCGGACAGCACCTGGTGGCCGCGTACGCGCCGGCCGTCGCGGCCGTACTGGCCCAGGTGCGGGTCGATTCCAAGACCAACGAACACAAGGCCGCGTTGGAACTGTTGGGCCTCGTACCCGTGGCGGGCAAAGTGGTGACCGGGGACGCGATGTTCTGTCAACGGGACCTGGCCAAACAGGTGATCGAGGCCGGGGGCGATTACGTCCTCGTGGCCAAGGACAACCAACCCGCCCTGGTCACCGACATCAAGGGTGGGTTCGCGTTCGCAACCGCCGCCCGATCCATCGCGGCGGCCACTTCCCCCTGGGCGCATCGCCCCGCCGGTCCCACCCGACCGGATCGCGACGTCGTGTGA
- a CDS encoding tetratricopeptide repeat protein yields the protein MPRDRATDDATDLYTRGHNALTAGDYQEAVECYSRAIRLRPGDFAGYRFRAHAYIELGDRVRALNDLDQAIRLKPDDAQTYADRAEELFAQVQYDQAITDCDRALKLDPKRVALVALRGRCHADRGDSEAAFRDFAAAIDADPNNAYRYRLWRAQLHLDLENYTAALDDATTVIAADPRHAGALALRATVRQFAGDYAAAVADYTATLEVKPNDPLVHLGRAVCRLLLRDYVGAAADADEVIRQLPGVVRAYEIRGNCRKAQGDLTGALADFNEAIKLAPGAAVPYNERAGVHYAQGRYAAAIRDHTDALKRDPRSASTFNQLAWIWSTCPDPEVRNGDRARDCATRACELTEWGEPSFIDTLAAACAECGEFDDAVRWQEKAMDLVAEPERRADYRSRLALYEAGKPARAAGGA from the coding sequence ATGCCACGCGACCGCGCCACCGACGACGCCACCGACCTGTACACCCGCGGCCACAACGCGCTCACCGCCGGCGACTACCAGGAGGCCGTGGAGTGCTACTCCCGCGCGATCCGGTTGCGCCCGGGGGACTTCGCCGGGTACCGGTTTCGCGCACATGCGTACATCGAACTGGGCGATCGGGTCCGGGCGCTCAACGACCTCGATCAAGCCATCCGGCTCAAGCCCGATGACGCCCAGACGTACGCCGACCGCGCCGAAGAGCTGTTCGCGCAGGTGCAGTACGACCAAGCCATTACGGACTGTGATCGGGCGCTGAAACTGGACCCGAAGCGGGTCGCATTGGTGGCGCTCCGGGGCCGGTGCCACGCCGACCGGGGCGACAGCGAGGCCGCGTTCCGCGACTTCGCCGCGGCCATCGACGCCGACCCGAATAACGCCTACCGCTACCGGCTGTGGCGCGCGCAGCTCCACCTCGATCTCGAAAACTATACGGCCGCGCTCGATGACGCCACCACGGTCATCGCCGCGGACCCGCGGCACGCGGGCGCGCTTGCGCTGCGGGCCACCGTGCGGCAGTTCGCCGGCGACTACGCGGCGGCGGTCGCGGACTACACCGCGACTCTGGAGGTGAAGCCGAACGACCCGCTCGTACACCTGGGGCGGGCGGTGTGCCGGCTGCTGCTCCGCGACTACGTCGGCGCCGCGGCCGACGCGGACGAGGTGATCCGGCAACTGCCGGGCGTGGTGCGGGCCTACGAGATCCGCGGGAACTGCCGCAAGGCGCAGGGCGACCTGACCGGCGCGCTGGCCGACTTCAATGAGGCCATCAAGCTCGCGCCGGGGGCCGCGGTGCCGTACAACGAGCGCGCCGGCGTCCACTACGCGCAGGGCCGGTACGCCGCGGCGATCCGGGACCACACCGACGCGCTGAAGCGTGACCCGCGCTCGGCGTCCACGTTCAACCAGTTGGCGTGGATCTGGTCCACCTGCCCGGACCCGGAGGTGCGCAACGGCGACCGCGCCCGGGACTGTGCGACCCGGGCGTGCGAACTGACCGAGTGGGGCGAGCCGAGCTTCATCGACACGCTCGCCGCTGCGTGCGCCGAGTGCGGCGAGTTCGACGACGCCGTGCGGTGGCAGGAGAAGGCAATGGACCTGGTCGCGGAGCCGGAGCGCCGGGCCGACTACCGGTCCCGGCTGGCGCTGTACGAGGCCGGGAAGCCGGCCCGCGCCGCCGGCGGCGCGTAG
- a CDS encoding WD40 repeat domain-containing protein yields MRAFDLSEPDFRPLALAFSADGRALAAWGSGRVCVLDALSGAVLGWFGTPDPMPHEAPGVGFTADGRAVVAFRHGLRPPVQVYPLDPDAPVRACPKDHGFAFEVGRTGQFVYLTHDSAGQFRIVRWNPLSGKTTPGAWGRGDLRVLAVSADEQWVAGARGSNVRVWGFGGPEPAARAARQFKTANGAAVRALALASDGTFAAFRGPAVWFGAVGDGKVWTIAEAADRPGRDLAFHPSRPVLAYTAGQPEVVFYEVPTRTELKRFAWGVGQLRAVCFSADGLRCAAAARGKIVVWDVDL; encoded by the coding sequence ATGCGCGCCTTCGATCTATCGGAACCGGACTTCCGGCCGCTGGCGCTCGCGTTCTCCGCGGACGGGCGGGCGCTCGCCGCGTGGGGTTCCGGCCGGGTGTGCGTTCTGGACGCCCTTTCAGGCGCCGTGCTGGGGTGGTTCGGTACACCCGATCCGATGCCGCACGAGGCGCCCGGGGTCGGGTTCACCGCCGACGGGCGCGCGGTTGTCGCGTTCCGCCACGGGTTGCGGCCGCCGGTGCAGGTGTACCCGCTCGATCCCGACGCGCCCGTGCGCGCGTGTCCGAAGGATCACGGGTTCGCGTTCGAGGTCGGGCGCACCGGGCAGTTCGTGTACCTCACACACGACAGCGCCGGTCAATTCCGAATCGTGCGCTGGAACCCGCTCTCCGGCAAGACGACACCCGGAGCGTGGGGGCGGGGCGACCTCCGGGTGCTGGCGGTTTCGGCCGACGAGCAGTGGGTCGCGGGCGCGCGCGGGAGCAACGTTCGCGTGTGGGGCTTTGGCGGCCCGGAGCCGGCCGCCCGGGCGGCCCGGCAGTTCAAGACCGCGAACGGCGCGGCGGTCCGCGCGCTCGCGCTCGCGTCTGACGGGACGTTCGCGGCGTTCCGCGGCCCCGCGGTCTGGTTCGGGGCGGTGGGCGATGGCAAGGTGTGGACGATCGCCGAAGCCGCCGACCGGCCGGGCCGAGACCTCGCGTTCCACCCGAGCCGGCCGGTACTGGCGTACACGGCCGGACAGCCGGAGGTGGTCTTTTACGAGGTGCCCACGCGCACCGAACTGAAGCGGTTCGCGTGGGGCGTCGGGCAGTTGAGAGCGGTCTGCTTTAGCGCCGACGGTCTGCGGTGCGCCGCCGCGGCCCGTGGTAAGATCGTGGTGTGGGACGTTGACCTGTGA
- a CDS encoding TIGR03067 domain-containing protein, producing the protein MVRFALLGSLVLALVSHAWAEDKKDMPKELVPFQGTWKVVKAEVKGEAVLEKDFAAGRFIFEGTKVTVIEDEKSKPDVGTFAVSNEKEPFTIDLVQPDDKALGIYKFDKDGKLTMCFATGKDATRPKEFDGKNAALLVLEKVKK; encoded by the coding sequence ATGGTTCGGTTCGCACTGCTCGGTTCGCTGGTGCTCGCGCTCGTGTCTCACGCTTGGGCGGAAGACAAAAAAGACATGCCGAAGGAGCTGGTTCCGTTTCAGGGCACCTGGAAGGTGGTCAAGGCCGAGGTCAAAGGGGAGGCGGTCCTGGAGAAGGATTTCGCGGCCGGCCGGTTCATCTTCGAGGGCACGAAGGTGACGGTGATCGAGGACGAGAAGAGCAAGCCCGATGTCGGCACGTTCGCGGTGAGCAACGAGAAGGAGCCGTTCACGATCGACCTCGTCCAGCCGGACGATAAGGCACTCGGGATCTACAAGTTCGACAAGGACGGCAAGCTGACGATGTGCTTCGCCACGGGCAAGGACGCGACGCGCCCGAAGGAGTTCGACGGGAAGAACGCCGCGCTCCTGGTGCTGGAGAAGGTGAAGAAGTGA
- a CDS encoding alpha/beta hydrolase family protein yields the protein MRFRLLLTAAVLIAAPLALPAADKRPMKVQDLFAFKRVASPQISPDGKAVVYQVTTVDLGANKSSTALWLAATDGKTEPKQITDPKGKKDMNPRWSPDGTRVLFESTRSGTPQLWVLTVGEEPKPVTSISTGASNGTWAPDGKSVAFVSTVYPEFSEKPFPESDKLNKEKDEEIEKSPVKAKTFTKLFYRHWDDYVGDKRQHLFVCNLDGTDTRDVTPGDRDANPTSSTFSSGDDFTFSPDGKYLVFTAVPDKDESWSTNYDICRVSVTNTSTKWECLTKDNKAADGGPKFSPDGKKLAWRAQKQAGYEADKWDVLVADAKPDGTLVGKPRSMLGFDDVSANEFCWSGNEWLLFTADRKGFTALHKTTLAIDKGNIGWNPGRTGAVAGVSSDKTGERIAFTKAQMDHPAEVFSEFQGDLSGVIGNNISRANDKLLAELDLPRPESEEVPVEGGVKMQMWVLKPPGFDASKKWPVAYLVHGGPQGAWEDSWSFRWNPQAWAAQGYVVVMPNPRGSTGFGQKFVDEITGDWGGKCYRDLMAGLDYVEKLPYVDKDRIGSAGGSFGGYMMNWFAVNDAAKRFKCLITHCSVWNFESMWGTTDELWFDEWEHGGLPWEKPGKYAEFSPHKKAGNMAKAKTPMLIIHNDLDFRCPIGQGHELFSALQRQGVPSRFVNFPDEGHWVLKPKNSEHWHKEVFAWLKKYVPPGPK from the coding sequence ATGCGTTTCCGTTTGCTGCTCACGGCTGCGGTGCTGATCGCGGCGCCGCTCGCTTTGCCCGCCGCGGACAAGCGGCCGATGAAGGTGCAAGACCTCTTCGCGTTCAAACGGGTCGCGAGCCCGCAAATCAGCCCCGACGGCAAAGCCGTCGTCTATCAGGTCACCACGGTCGATCTGGGGGCCAACAAGTCCTCGACGGCGCTGTGGCTCGCGGCGACGGACGGGAAGACCGAGCCGAAGCAGATCACCGATCCGAAGGGCAAGAAGGACATGAACCCGCGGTGGTCGCCGGACGGCACGCGCGTGCTGTTCGAGTCCACGCGGTCTGGCACCCCGCAACTGTGGGTGCTGACCGTCGGTGAGGAGCCGAAGCCGGTCACCAGCATCAGCACGGGCGCGTCGAACGGCACCTGGGCGCCCGACGGCAAGTCGGTCGCGTTCGTATCGACGGTGTACCCGGAGTTCAGCGAGAAGCCGTTCCCGGAATCGGACAAGCTCAACAAGGAGAAGGACGAGGAGATCGAGAAGAGCCCGGTGAAGGCGAAAACGTTCACGAAGCTGTTCTACCGGCACTGGGACGATTACGTCGGCGACAAGCGGCAGCACCTGTTCGTGTGCAACCTCGACGGCACCGACACGCGCGACGTCACCCCCGGCGACCGCGACGCCAACCCCACGTCGTCTACCTTCAGCAGCGGCGACGACTTCACCTTCTCGCCCGACGGCAAGTACCTGGTGTTCACCGCGGTGCCCGACAAGGACGAGTCGTGGAGCACCAACTACGACATCTGCCGCGTGTCGGTCACGAACACCTCGACCAAGTGGGAGTGCCTGACGAAGGACAACAAAGCCGCGGACGGCGGCCCGAAGTTCAGCCCGGACGGCAAGAAACTGGCGTGGCGTGCGCAGAAGCAGGCCGGCTACGAGGCGGACAAGTGGGACGTGCTTGTAGCGGATGCAAAGCCAGATGGCACGCTTGTCGGCAAGCCGCGAAGCATGTTGGGTTTCGATGACGTGTCAGCGAACGAGTTCTGTTGGTCCGGCAACGAATGGCTGCTTTTTACCGCCGATCGCAAGGGCTTCACCGCCCTTCACAAAACCACACTCGCGATCGACAAGGGGAACATCGGATGGAACCCCGGCCGCACCGGGGCCGTCGCAGGTGTAAGTTCCGACAAAACTGGTGAGCGAATCGCGTTCACCAAAGCCCAAATGGACCATCCGGCCGAGGTCTTTTCGGAGTTTCAAGGCGACCTGTCGGGTGTAATCGGGAACAACATCAGCCGCGCGAACGACAAACTGCTCGCCGAACTCGATCTGCCGAGGCCGGAGTCGGAGGAGGTGCCGGTCGAGGGCGGGGTGAAGATGCAGATGTGGGTGCTGAAGCCGCCCGGGTTCGACGCGTCGAAGAAGTGGCCGGTGGCGTACCTCGTCCACGGCGGCCCGCAGGGCGCGTGGGAGGATTCGTGGAGCTTCCGCTGGAACCCGCAGGCGTGGGCGGCGCAGGGCTACGTGGTGGTGATGCCGAACCCGCGCGGGAGCACCGGCTTCGGTCAGAAGTTCGTGGACGAGATCACCGGCGACTGGGGCGGCAAGTGCTACCGCGACCTCATGGCCGGGCTCGATTACGTCGAGAAGCTGCCCTACGTCGATAAGGACCGGATCGGGTCTGCGGGCGGCAGCTTCGGCGGGTACATGATGAACTGGTTCGCGGTGAACGACGCGGCGAAGCGGTTCAAGTGCCTCATCACGCACTGCTCGGTGTGGAACTTCGAGAGCATGTGGGGCACGACGGACGAACTGTGGTTCGACGAGTGGGAGCACGGCGGGCTGCCGTGGGAGAAGCCCGGCAAGTACGCCGAGTTCTCACCGCACAAGAAGGCTGGCAACATGGCGAAGGCCAAGACGCCGATGCTCATCATTCACAACGACCTGGACTTCCGCTGTCCGATCGGGCAGGGGCACGAGCTGTTCAGCGCGCTCCAGCGCCAGGGGGTGCCGTCGCGGTTCGTGAACTTCCCGGACGAGGGCCACTGGGTGCTGAAGCCGAAGAACAGCGAGCACTGGCACAAGGAAGTGTTCGCCTGGCTGAAGAAGTACGTCCCGCCGGGGCCGAAATAG
- a CDS encoding ABC transporter permease subunit, with the protein MRWPVVRLIAGREVRDQLRDRRTLFLILGLPVLMYPLFVGVGILFVTALKEKKLVVGVVGPGHAPAAEPDLTPVLGGPGAAAQELRAYPALFGPDGQFAPRYTGTALVSAPMGVEPLPAGTDDEYRELLAQRRVDAIVVLDSDLPARLARYERPEIEVPVAVGTFPVATTTVPVDRGARPAVRVLGRDGEENSKLAVQRVTGVLEHWSNDLKAARFARLGLPADIDHPIEIRDPQSEKTSEKKIADDLRDMLVKVIPFLLVMWMLTGAIYPAIDMTAGEKERGTMETLLISPAERTEIVAGKFLATTCFSFGTALWNVALMLVAVAAAPLLAPGLFGHGLISLAGLAACLLAAIPLALLFAALALSLGVFARSTKEGNYYMVPLFFVVLPLAYWSMTPGIELSEFTRWVPVANALLFQQRLLAVRTDAFPWGHVPVVFGVLAACVLTGLFAAVRQFHREGVLFREGETSGKRGWSLFGKK; encoded by the coding sequence ATGCGCTGGCCCGTCGTCAGACTGATCGCCGGTCGCGAAGTCCGCGACCAGTTGCGGGACCGCCGCACGCTGTTCCTCATCCTCGGGCTGCCGGTGCTCATGTACCCGCTGTTCGTGGGCGTCGGCATCCTGTTCGTCACCGCCCTGAAGGAAAAGAAGCTGGTGGTCGGGGTGGTCGGCCCCGGGCACGCGCCGGCGGCCGAGCCGGACCTGACCCCGGTCCTCGGCGGCCCCGGCGCCGCGGCGCAAGAACTCCGGGCGTACCCGGCGCTGTTCGGCCCCGACGGGCAGTTCGCCCCCCGGTACACCGGCACCGCGCTCGTGTCCGCGCCCATGGGCGTCGAGCCGCTCCCGGCCGGAACCGACGACGAGTACCGCGAACTGCTCGCGCAGCGGCGCGTGGACGCCATCGTGGTCCTCGATTCCGACCTTCCGGCCCGGCTCGCGCGGTACGAGCGGCCCGAGATCGAGGTGCCCGTTGCGGTGGGCACGTTCCCGGTGGCCACGACAACGGTTCCGGTGGACCGCGGGGCGCGCCCCGCGGTGCGCGTGCTGGGCCGCGACGGCGAGGAGAACTCGAAACTCGCGGTGCAGCGGGTCACCGGCGTCCTGGAGCACTGGTCTAACGACCTCAAGGCCGCCCGGTTCGCCCGGCTGGGGCTGCCGGCCGACATCGACCACCCGATCGAGATCCGCGACCCGCAGTCCGAGAAGACCAGCGAGAAGAAGATCGCCGACGACCTGCGCGACATGCTGGTGAAGGTGATCCCGTTCCTGCTCGTGATGTGGATGCTGACCGGCGCCATCTACCCGGCCATCGACATGACCGCGGGCGAAAAGGAGCGCGGCACGATGGAGACGCTGCTCATCAGCCCGGCGGAGCGCACCGAGATCGTGGCGGGGAAGTTCCTGGCTACGACGTGCTTCAGCTTCGGCACCGCGCTGTGGAACGTGGCGCTGATGCTGGTGGCGGTGGCCGCCGCCCCGCTGCTGGCCCCGGGGCTGTTCGGGCACGGGCTGATCTCGCTGGCGGGGCTGGCCGCGTGCCTCCTGGCCGCGATCCCGCTGGCGCTGCTGTTCGCCGCGCTGGCGCTGTCTCTGGGTGTGTTCGCACGCAGCACGAAGGAAGGCAACTACTACATGGTGCCGCTGTTCTTCGTGGTGCTGCCGCTGGCGTACTGGAGCATGACGCCCGGGATCGAGCTGAGCGAGTTCACCCGCTGGGTGCCGGTGGCGAACGCGCTGCTGTTCCAGCAGCGGCTGCTCGCGGTGCGGACCGACGCGTTCCCGTGGGGGCACGTGCCGGTCGTGTTCGGAGTGCTGGCCGCGTGCGTGCTTACGGGCCTCTTCGCCGCAGTACGCCAGTTCCATCGCGAGGGGGTGCTGTTCCGGGAAGGCGAGACGAGCGGGAAACGGGGCTGGTCGCTGTTCGGAAAGAAGTGA